The Pseudomonas azotoformans genome has a segment encoding these proteins:
- the malQ gene encoding 4-alpha-glucanotransferase — translation MSEANLEILASRAGLAVDWIDANGRPQRVKPDALRAVLKGLGHPADSDAEIDASLLELEQAQHDKHLPPLMTIDSGEGLDLARYFEPDTLCRVSLEDGETLDLRLDGDAVLPGVIALGYHQVHIAEQTFTLAVAPTHCYSVAEAVDSRPARAWGLSAQLYSLRRLGDGGFGDTLALEHLARSAAERGADALAISPMHAMFSADTERYSPYSPSSRLFLNSLYASPGCILGEREVRNAIEALGLTDELHDLEQHSLIDWPRAAKAKQRLMRALYEDFRHGQHPQHADFLSFRQAGGEALENHCRFEAVQAVRAAKGEDLNWRHWPEDWRNPQSPTLAAFAAENPDEIGYFAFSQWLIARCLERAQQAARGSGMGVGLIADLAVGADGGGSQAWSRQDELLADLTVGAPPDILNRAGQGWGISAFSPEGLKRNGFRAFIEMLRANFAHAGGLRIDHVMGLQRLWVIPMDASPREGAYLYYPVEDLLRLLALESHRHHAIVLGEDLGTVPDGLREKLIARSILGMRVLLFEQNHEGQFKPILDWPDNALATTSTHDLPTLNGWWHSRDIEWNIQLGLIDAPTAEQWSEHRLRERQALRQALSQDPQNFVEEIRNETDHMIDASVRYLGHTRAPLVLLPLEDALGVEEQANLPGTTDTHPNWRRRFVGEASSLLDNAGAARRLELLAVARNQAYERDR, via the coding sequence TTGAGCGAAGCGAACCTGGAAATCCTCGCCAGCCGAGCGGGCCTGGCCGTCGATTGGATCGACGCAAACGGCCGCCCGCAACGTGTGAAACCCGACGCCCTGCGCGCCGTTCTCAAAGGCCTGGGCCACCCGGCCGACAGCGATGCCGAGATCGACGCCAGCCTGCTCGAACTGGAACAGGCACAACACGACAAACACCTGCCACCCTTGATGACCATCGACAGCGGCGAAGGCCTGGACCTGGCCCGTTACTTTGAGCCGGACACCCTGTGCCGGGTCAGCCTGGAAGATGGCGAAACCCTCGACTTGCGCCTGGATGGCGACGCCGTATTACCCGGCGTCATCGCCCTCGGTTACCACCAGGTGCATATCGCCGAGCAGACCTTCACTTTGGCCGTCGCCCCCACCCACTGCTACAGCGTGGCCGAGGCCGTCGACAGCCGCCCCGCTCGCGCCTGGGGCCTCAGCGCGCAACTGTATAGCCTGCGCCGCCTGGGTGATGGCGGCTTTGGCGACACCCTGGCCCTGGAACACTTGGCCCGTTCGGCCGCCGAGCGCGGTGCCGACGCCCTGGCCATCAGCCCGATGCACGCCATGTTCAGCGCCGACACCGAGCGCTACAGCCCGTATTCGCCGTCGAGTCGTTTGTTCCTCAACAGCTTGTACGCCTCGCCCGGTTGCATTCTAGGGGAGCGCGAGGTGCGCAACGCCATCGAAGCCCTCGGCCTGACTGACGAGCTGCACGATCTGGAACAACACAGCCTGATCGACTGGCCGAGAGCCGCCAAGGCCAAGCAGCGTCTAATGCGGGCGCTGTATGAGGACTTCCGCCACGGCCAGCATCCACAACACGCCGACTTCCTGAGTTTCCGCCAAGCCGGTGGTGAAGCGCTGGAAAATCACTGCCGCTTCGAAGCCGTGCAGGCCGTGCGCGCCGCCAAGGGGGAAGACCTCAACTGGCGCCACTGGCCAGAAGACTGGCGCAACCCGCAGAGCCCGACACTCGCAGCATTTGCCGCAGAAAACCCGGATGAGATCGGCTACTTCGCCTTTAGCCAATGGCTGATCGCCCGTTGCCTGGAACGCGCGCAACAAGCGGCCCGTGGCAGCGGCATGGGCGTCGGCTTGATTGCCGACCTGGCCGTGGGCGCTGACGGCGGTGGCAGCCAAGCATGGAGCCGTCAGGACGAGCTGCTCGCGGACCTGACCGTGGGCGCGCCACCCGACATTCTCAATCGCGCAGGTCAGGGCTGGGGCATCTCCGCGTTCTCGCCTGAAGGCCTCAAGCGCAACGGCTTCCGTGCCTTTATCGAAATGCTGCGCGCGAACTTCGCCCATGCCGGTGGCCTGCGTATCGACCATGTGATGGGCCTGCAACGCCTGTGGGTGATCCCCATGGACGCTTCGCCGCGTGAAGGCGCCTACCTGTATTACCCGGTGGAAGATCTGTTGCGCCTGCTGGCCCTGGAATCCCATCGCCACCACGCCATCGTGCTCGGTGAAGACCTGGGCACGGTGCCGGACGGCCTGCGCGAAAAACTCATCGCTCGCTCGATCCTCGGCATGCGCGTGTTGCTGTTCGAGCAAAACCACGAGGGCCAATTCAAGCCGATCCTCGACTGGCCGGACAATGCCCTGGCCACCACCAGCACCCACGACTTGCCGACGCTCAACGGCTGGTGGCACAGCCGCGATATCGAGTGGAACATCCAGCTCGGCCTGATCGACGCGCCCACCGCGGAGCAATGGAGCGAACACCGCCTGCGCGAACGCCAGGCACTGCGCCAGGCCTTGAGCCAGGACCCGCAGAACTTCGTTGAAGAAATCCGCAATGAAACCGACCACATGATCGACGCCAGCGTGCGCTACCTCGGCCATACCCGTGCGCCGTTGGTGCTGTTGCCGTTGGAAGATGCGCTCGGCGTCGAGGAGCAGGCCAACCTGCCCGGTACCACCGACACCCACCCCAATTGGCGCCGCCGCTTTGTGGGGGAGGCCTCCAGCCTGCTCGACAATGCCGGTGCCGCCCGCCGCCTCGAACTGTTGGCCGTCGCGCGCAACCAAGCCTATGAGCGTGACCGATGA
- a CDS encoding malto-oligosyltrehalose synthase, which yields MNALPLRATQRLQFHKGFTLDDAVPLVPYFARLGISHLYASPLLSARAGSMHGYDVVDPTRVNPELGGEAALRRLVAALREHGMGLILDIVSNHMAVGGADNPWWLDLLEWGRMSPYSEFFDIQWHSPDPLLKGQLLMPFLGSDYGEALQSGSVSLKFDATHGAFYVEHYEHRFPICPRDYATILGSDELLKPLSDRFSALAYQDDAYHEAAWLKQALAERATEDEVRQAIDAQLASFDFDRLHQLLEQQAYRLASWRTAADDINWRRFFDVNELGGLRVERTAVFEATHGKIFELISEGLVDGLRIDHIDGLADPRGYCRKLRRRVDSLSPQRHLPIFVEKILGEGETLREDWQVDGTTGYEFMNQLSLLQHHPDGFEPLAQLWTRHSERPSAFIEEARLARQQILNGSLGGDFESVAQALLQVARDDVMTRDLTLGAIRRALQELIVHFPVYRTYISARGRSDADDQVFQHAMDGARTTLGEGDWPVLDHLEKWLGGQPWRNRPVGRERKILKHACVRFQQLTSPAAAKAVEDTAFYRSAVLLSRNDVGFSTEQFSAPLADFHAVNQQRLQTFPDNLLATATHDHKRGEDTRARLAVLSECAPWFVEQVEHWRTLAAPLRTDTAPSPGDELILYQVLLGSWPLDQGTDFDGYQQRLWQWQQKALREAKLQSSWSAPNEAYEQGVEAFLSRLLLSEEGHALRTAIGNAAQAIAPAGALNGLAQSLLRMTVPGVPDLYQGDEFWDFSLVDPDNRRPVDYSARQQALATPPDIGELLFNWRDGRIKQALIAQVLALRKAQPDLFRSGTYTPLEVVGAHAERVVAFSREHHGKRLLMVVPRWPHYLLENGVHPQINAQVWGDTRVKLPFAATTQNWKGLFHTGAVTPDKELLVSAALGDFPVNVFINPDDQES from the coding sequence ATGAACGCACTGCCCCTGCGCGCGACCCAGCGCCTGCAATTCCATAAAGGTTTTACCCTGGATGACGCGGTGCCGCTGGTGCCCTACTTCGCCCGCCTCGGCATCAGCCACCTATACGCTTCGCCGCTGCTCAGCGCCCGCGCCGGGTCCATGCACGGCTACGACGTGGTCGACCCCACCCGCGTCAACCCGGAACTGGGGGGCGAAGCTGCCTTGCGCCGCCTGGTTGCCGCCTTGCGTGAACACGGGATGGGCCTGATCCTGGATATCGTCTCCAACCATATGGCCGTCGGTGGTGCGGATAACCCTTGGTGGCTGGACCTGCTGGAATGGGGGCGCATGAGCCCCTACAGCGAGTTCTTCGATATCCAGTGGCATTCACCCGACCCCTTGCTCAAAGGCCAGTTGCTGATGCCGTTCCTCGGCAGCGATTACGGCGAAGCCTTGCAGAGCGGCAGCGTGAGCCTGAAGTTCGATGCCACCCATGGAGCGTTCTATGTTGAGCATTACGAGCATCGCTTTCCGATCTGCCCACGGGACTACGCGACGATCCTGGGCAGCGATGAATTACTCAAGCCATTGTCCGACCGTTTCAGCGCCCTGGCCTATCAGGACGACGCTTACCATGAAGCCGCCTGGCTCAAACAGGCCCTGGCCGAACGGGCCACTGAGGACGAAGTGCGCCAGGCCATCGACGCACAACTGGCGAGCTTCGACTTCGACCGCCTGCACCAACTGCTTGAACAACAGGCTTACCGCCTCGCCAGCTGGCGCACCGCCGCGGACGATATCAACTGGCGGCGCTTCTTCGATGTCAATGAACTGGGCGGCCTACGCGTAGAACGCACGGCGGTGTTCGAGGCCACCCATGGCAAGATTTTCGAACTGATCAGCGAAGGCTTGGTGGATGGCCTGCGTATCGACCATATCGACGGCCTGGCCGACCCGCGCGGGTATTGCCGCAAGCTGCGGCGCCGGGTGGATTCGTTGTCACCGCAGCGGCATCTGCCGATCTTCGTGGAAAAAATCCTCGGCGAAGGCGAAACCCTGCGCGAAGACTGGCAAGTGGACGGCACCACCGGCTACGAATTCATGAACCAGCTGTCGCTGCTGCAACATCACCCCGACGGCTTTGAGCCATTGGCCCAATTGTGGACCCGTCACAGCGAACGGCCTTCGGCGTTCATCGAGGAGGCGCGGCTGGCACGTCAGCAAATCCTTAACGGTTCCCTCGGCGGCGACTTTGAAAGTGTGGCCCAAGCCCTGCTGCAAGTAGCCCGCGACGATGTGATGACCCGCGACCTGACCCTAGGCGCCATCCGCCGCGCCTTGCAGGAGCTGATCGTGCACTTCCCGGTGTACCGCACCTACATCAGCGCACGTGGCCGCAGCGACGCCGACGACCAGGTGTTCCAACACGCCATGGACGGCGCGCGCACCACCTTGGGCGAAGGCGACTGGCCCGTACTCGATCACCTGGAAAAATGGCTGGGCGGCCAGCCCTGGCGCAATCGCCCGGTGGGCCGCGAACGCAAGATCCTCAAGCACGCTTGCGTGCGTTTCCAGCAACTGACCTCCCCCGCTGCCGCCAAGGCCGTGGAAGACACTGCGTTCTATCGCTCGGCGGTATTGCTGTCGCGCAATGACGTGGGCTTCAGCACCGAACAGTTCAGCGCGCCATTGGCCGACTTCCATGCCGTCAACCAGCAGCGCTTGCAGACCTTCCCCGACAACCTGCTGGCCACCGCCACCCATGACCACAAGCGCGGCGAGGACACCCGCGCGCGCCTGGCGGTGTTGAGTGAATGCGCGCCGTGGTTTGTTGAGCAGGTGGAACACTGGCGCACCCTGGCCGCCCCGTTACGGACCGACACTGCGCCCTCACCGGGTGATGAATTGATCCTCTATCAAGTCTTGCTCGGCAGTTGGCCGCTGGATCAGGGCACCGACTTTGACGGCTACCAGCAGCGCCTGTGGCAGTGGCAACAAAAGGCCCTGCGCGAAGCCAAGTTGCAGAGCAGCTGGAGCGCGCCCAACGAAGCCTATGAACAAGGTGTCGAAGCATTCCTTTCACGGCTATTGCTCAGTGAAGAAGGCCACGCACTACGCACCGCCATTGGCAATGCCGCTCAGGCGATTGCCCCGGCCGGCGCGCTGAATGGCCTGGCGCAATCCTTGCTTCGCATGACCGTACCGGGTGTACCGGACTTGTACCAGGGCGATGAGTTCTGGGACTTCAGCCTGGTCGACCCGGACAACCGCCGCCCGGTGGATTACAGCGCACGGCAACAGGCGCTGGCGACCCCACCGGACATCGGCGAACTGTTGTTCAACTGGCGCGACGGGCGTATCAAACAGGCGTTGATTGCCCAGGTGCTGGCCTTGCGCAAGGCCCAGCCTGACCTGTTCCGCAGCGGCACCTACACGCCGCTGGAAGTGGTCGGCGCACACGCCGAACGGGTGGTCGCATTCAGCCGCGAACATCACGGTAAACGCTTGCTGATGGTGGTGCCACGCTGGCCCCATTACCTGCTTGAAAACGGTGTGCATCCCCAGATCAACGCGCAGGTTTGGGGCGATACACGGGTGAAATTACCGTTCGCCGCCACAACGCAAAACTGGAAGGGACTTTTTCATACAGGCGCAGTCACACCAGACAAGGAGCTGTTGGTTAGCGCTGCCCTGGGGGATTTCCCGGTCAATGTCTTTATCAATCCTGATGATCAAGAAAGCTGA
- a CDS encoding DUF2934 domain-containing protein — translation MSTEDKRIRELAHQIWESEGKPHGEDARHWEMARKLAEAEALTPSKPKAAAKPKASAPKPPAKAKPAAPAASKPAPPAAKKPPAPKKPKP, via the coding sequence ATGAGTACTGAAGACAAACGCATACGCGAACTGGCGCATCAGATCTGGGAGTCCGAGGGCAAACCCCATGGTGAAGATGCACGCCACTGGGAGATGGCGCGCAAACTGGCAGAAGCCGAAGCGCTGACGCCGAGCAAGCCCAAGGCAGCCGCCAAGCCCAAGGCCAGCGCCCCCAAGCCGCCGGCGAAAGCCAAACCCGCGGCACCTGCGGCCAGCAAGCCGGCGCCACCGGCCGCTAAAAAACCACCGGCGCCCAAAAAGCCCAAGCCTTGA
- the glgX gene encoding glycogen debranching protein GlgX — translation MSKPDKTPSTPGSEPSRIREGLPFPLGATWDGLGVNFALFSANATKVELCLFDDSGEVELERIELPEYTDETFHGYLPDAHPGLIYGYRVYGAYDPANGHRFNHNKLLIDPYAKQLVGELKWSEALFGYTIGHPDDDLSFDERDSAPFVPKCKVIDPAHTWGNDQPVRVPWDRTIIYETHLRGISMRHPSVGESVRGTCAGLMEDDVLKHIRQLGVSSVELLPVHAFVNDQHLLQKGMTNYWGYNSIAFFAPDPRYLASGKIAEFKEMVAHLHEQKLEVILDVVYNHTAEGNERGPTLSMRGIDNASYYRLMPDDKRFYINDSGTGNTLDLSHPCVLQMVTDSLRYWANEMHVDGFRFDLATILGRYRDGFDERHSFLVACRQDPVLRQLKLIAEPWDCGPGGYQVGNFPPGWVEWNDRFRDTVRAFWKGDDGQLADFAGRMTASGEMFNHRGRRPYSSVNFITAHDGFTLHDLVSYNDKHNEANDENNQDGSNNNLSWNHGVEGPTDDPEINALRLRQMRNFFATLLLAQGTPMIVAGDEFARTQHGNNNAYCQDSEIGWVNWDLDDDGKALLKFVKRLIKLRLAYPILRRGRFLVGDYNEDIGVKDVTWLAPDGNEMTTEQWQDSHGRCLGMLMDGRAQETGIRRAGADATLLLVVNAHHDMVNFRLPPVPEGEFWTCMLDTNSPAVRGQERFDFDHEYAVTGRSLLLFELQREDEV, via the coding sequence ATGAGCAAACCCGATAAAACCCCTTCGACGCCGGGCAGCGAGCCGTCGCGGATTCGTGAAGGTTTGCCCTTCCCCCTCGGCGCCACCTGGGACGGCCTGGGTGTCAACTTTGCCTTGTTCTCGGCCAACGCGACCAAGGTCGAACTGTGCCTGTTCGATGATTCCGGCGAAGTCGAGCTGGAGCGCATCGAACTGCCCGAATACACCGACGAAACCTTCCATGGCTACCTGCCCGACGCCCATCCAGGGCTGATTTACGGCTATCGCGTATACGGTGCGTATGACCCCGCCAACGGCCACCGTTTCAACCACAACAAATTGCTGATCGACCCCTACGCCAAGCAATTGGTGGGCGAGCTGAAATGGTCCGAGGCGTTGTTCGGCTACACCATCGGCCACCCGGACGACGACCTCAGTTTCGATGAACGCGACAGCGCACCCTTCGTGCCCAAATGCAAAGTCATTGACCCGGCACACACCTGGGGCAACGACCAGCCGGTGCGCGTGCCGTGGGATCGCACCATCATCTACGAGACCCATCTGCGCGGCATCAGCATGCGCCACCCTTCCGTGGGCGAATCCGTGCGCGGCACCTGCGCCGGCTTGATGGAAGACGACGTGCTCAAGCACATCCGCCAGTTGGGCGTGTCGTCGGTCGAGCTGCTGCCCGTGCATGCCTTCGTCAATGACCAGCACTTGCTGCAAAAAGGCATGACCAACTATTGGGGCTACAACAGCATCGCGTTTTTCGCCCCCGACCCGCGCTACCTGGCCAGCGGCAAGATCGCCGAGTTCAAGGAGATGGTCGCGCACCTGCATGAGCAGAAGCTCGAGGTGATCCTCGACGTGGTCTACAACCACACTGCCGAAGGCAACGAGCGCGGCCCGACCCTGTCCATGCGTGGTATCGACAACGCTTCCTACTATCGGCTGATGCCGGATGACAAGCGTTTCTACATCAACGATTCCGGCACCGGCAACACCCTGGACTTGAGCCATCCGTGCGTATTGCAGATGGTCACCGACTCCCTGCGTTACTGGGCCAATGAGATGCACGTCGACGGGTTCCGCTTCGACTTGGCAACCATTCTTGGCCGTTACCGCGATGGTTTCGACGAGCGCCACAGCTTCCTCGTTGCCTGCCGCCAGGACCCGGTATTGCGCCAGCTCAAACTGATCGCCGAACCCTGGGACTGCGGCCCCGGCGGCTATCAGGTGGGCAACTTCCCACCGGGCTGGGTCGAATGGAACGACCGCTTCCGCGACACCGTGCGGGCCTTCTGGAAAGGCGATGACGGCCAACTGGCGGACTTTGCCGGGCGCATGACCGCCTCCGGCGAGATGTTCAACCATCGTGGCCGCCGTCCTTACAGTTCGGTGAACTTCATCACCGCCCACGACGGTTTCACCCTGCACGATCTGGTGTCCTACAACGACAAGCACAACGAGGCCAACGACGAAAACAACCAGGACGGCAGCAATAACAACCTGTCCTGGAACCATGGCGTCGAAGGGCCGACCGACGACCCGGAAATCAACGCGCTGCGCCTGCGTCAGATGCGCAACTTCTTCGCCACTTTGCTGTTGGCCCAAGGTACGCCGATGATCGTGGCCGGTGATGAGTTCGCCCGCACCCAGCACGGCAACAACAACGCCTATTGCCAGGACAGCGAGATCGGCTGGGTCAACTGGGACCTGGATGATGACGGCAAAGCCCTGCTCAAGTTTGTGAAACGCTTGATCAAATTGCGCCTGGCCTACCCGATCCTGCGTCGTGGCCGCTTCCTGGTAGGCGACTACAACGAAGACATTGGCGTGAAGGACGTCACCTGGCTCGCGCCGGATGGCAATGAGATGACCACCGAACAGTGGCAAGACAGTCATGGCCGCTGCCTGGGCATGTTGATGGATGGCCGCGCCCAGGAAACCGGGATTCGTCGTGCCGGCGCCGATGCGACGTTGTTGCTGGTGGTCAATGCCCACCACGACATGGTCAATTTCCGCCTGCCGCCGGTGCCCGAGGGCGAGTTCTGGACTTGCATGCTCGACACCAACTCCCCGGCAGTCCGTGGCCAGGAACGCTTTGATTTCGATCATGAGTACGCGGTGACTGGCCGCTCGCTGCTGCTGTTCGAATTGCAGCGTGAAGACGAGGTGTGA
- a CDS encoding acyl-CoA dehydrogenase — MALHGFLQGYRGYADTQALGAALKALQEEGLDQLPLPGSGQTLARFSRLAQVAGHDLRLCKLFEGHTDALAIIAELNSPLPPLGSIWGMWAAEPPTAKVRVFNDGQRLKVQGRKAWCSGAAVVSHGLLTAWDEEDRQQLVAVPMDQPGVVVTDEGWNAVGMAATGSVEIVFDQAWGLAVGGPGDYLARPGFWQGGIGIAACWYGAAQRLAEVLREQCSKRPEPHALAHLGAVDSALNSAACVLRASAEQVDREPRANARELAQQTRACIEDTVEQVMRHVGRAVGAGPYCKDPHFAQLMADLPVYMRQSHAERDLAGLGELVAGEPTGRWQL, encoded by the coding sequence ATGGCACTGCATGGATTCCTTCAAGGCTACCGGGGCTATGCGGACACGCAAGCCCTGGGCGCGGCCCTGAAGGCGCTTCAGGAGGAAGGCCTGGACCAACTGCCCTTGCCGGGCAGCGGTCAGACATTGGCGCGGTTCAGCCGCTTGGCACAGGTGGCAGGCCATGACCTGCGCCTGTGCAAGTTGTTCGAAGGCCACACCGACGCCTTGGCGATCATCGCCGAACTCAACAGTCCGTTGCCGCCCTTGGGCAGCATTTGGGGCATGTGGGCGGCGGAGCCACCCACCGCCAAGGTACGCGTCTTCAACGACGGCCAGCGTTTGAAGGTGCAAGGGCGTAAAGCCTGGTGTTCCGGTGCGGCGGTGGTCAGCCATGGCTTGCTGACGGCCTGGGACGAAGAAGACCGCCAGCAACTGGTGGCAGTGCCTATGGATCAACCGGGCGTCGTCGTCACGGACGAAGGCTGGAACGCCGTGGGCATGGCCGCCACCGGCAGTGTGGAAATCGTGTTTGACCAGGCCTGGGGGCTGGCCGTGGGCGGACCCGGTGATTACCTGGCTCGGCCCGGATTCTGGCAAGGCGGCATTGGCATTGCTGCCTGCTGGTATGGCGCGGCGCAACGCCTGGCGGAAGTCTTGCGTGAGCAGTGCAGCAAACGCCCCGAACCCCACGCCCTCGCCCACCTCGGCGCAGTCGACAGCGCACTCAACAGCGCCGCCTGTGTACTGCGCGCCAGCGCGGAACAGGTCGATCGAGAACCCAGGGCCAATGCCAGGGAGTTGGCGCAACAGACTCGGGCGTGCATCGAAGACACCGTCGAACAGGTGATGCGCCACGTGGGTCGGGCCGTCGGTGCGGGGCCCTATTGCAAGGATCCGCATTTCGCCCAGTTGATGGCGGACTTGCCGGTGTATATGCGCCAGAGTCACGCCGAACGCGACTTGGCCGGCCTTGGCGAGTTGGTCGCCGGCGAACCCACAGGGAGGTGGCAGTTATGA